Proteins encoded together in one Prunus dulcis chromosome 3, ALMONDv2, whole genome shotgun sequence window:
- the LOC117621634 gene encoding putative disease resistance protein RGA3 has protein sequence MAEALISVLIEQLASIIQKQVQQEVRLVVGVEKEVAKLTSNFKTIEVVLNNAEERQVKEVDVRQWLERLKDVSYEMDDLLDEWSTEILKQQIQQQEEAGNASSTSTTKKVCFCIPAPWFCFGQVSQVTLRRDIAVKIKELNERLALIVSERQNYNFQYTKREIEQIERQKSSSFVDKTFGRVDEKDKVVEKLLSGSGQGGATCLVIPIIGMGGIGKTTFAQLAYNDEKVQAHFHTRIWVCVSDPFDEIKIAKAIIEGLKKETPASNELHTLKSIIHESVKGKKFLLVLDDVWNQDYLKWEQLKLPLQNGAAGSRILVTTRKEEVARMVGAFTDMVNLEVLSEDNCWALFYHIALSDREKNESNGLESIGKQIVKKCKGLPLAAKALGGLMRCKKTRKEWEDVLNSKIWEVDEVEEQVFQPLLLSYYDLAPAIKRCLLHCVIFPKDYNIVKDELIELWMSQNYLNSIGNKEKEAVGEMYFDNLVMRSFFQEFEKDNLGNITGCKMHDVVHDFLQFLTKNECLVLEAEGGNNKRIMEFDGYKKVRHLTLMFAPNGPLIPSSLCNCKNLWTLATFDSKITSFGRELISQVKCLRMLNLSHNSLKEVPNEVGELTHLRYLDLSYNHDLMKLPNTMCNLINLQTLRLIYCGALEILPEGMRKLINLQHLHVWGCRSLKLPKGIARLTSLRMLDVVYIHGDDGVDNNKEALFELSDLRNIDQLRGSFCIWFGTDLKDVRQAEKAHLVNKNCLATVAPHFGPIG, from the exons ATGGCTGAAGCACTCATTTCTGTGCTCATAGAACAATTAGCCTCAATCATCCAAAAACAAGTACAACAAGAGGTCAGACTAGTTGTGGGTGTTGAGAAAGAAGTGGCAAAACTCACCAGCAATTTCAAAACTATTGAAGTTGTGCTCAATAATGCAGAGGAGAGGCAAGTGAAGGAGGTGGACGTGAGACAATGGCTGGAAAGGTTGAAGGATGTATCCTACGAGATGGACGACCTGTTGGACGAGTGGAGTACTGAAATCCTAAAACAACAAATTCagcaacaagaagaagctggTAATGCTAGTAGTACTAGTACTACCAAGAAGGTATGTTTCTGCATTCCTGCcccttggttttgttttggccAAGTCAGTCAAGTAACTCTTCGTCGTGACATTGCTGTGAAGATAAAAGAACTAAATGAAAGATTAGCTCTGATTGTTAGTGAAAGGCAAAACTATAACTTTCAATACAcgaaaagagaaattgaacaAATTGAACGACAAAAAAGTTCTTCTTTCGTTGATAAGACATTTGGTCGAGTCGATGAAAAGGACAAAGTAGTAGAAAAGTTGTTGAGTGGCAGTGGTCAAGGAGGGGCGACCTGCCTTGTCATCCCTATTATAGGGATGGGAGGGATTGGCAAGACAACTTTTGCCCAACTTGCCTATAATGATGAAAAGGTTCAAGCTCATTTCCACACTAGAATATGGGTTTGTGTCTCAGATCCTTTTGATGAGATCAAAATTGCCAAAGCCATCATTGAGGGTCTGAAAAAAGAGACCCCAGCTTCAAATGAGTTGCACACTCTAAAGTCCATTATACATGAGTCCGTTAAGGGCAAGAAGTTCCTTCTTGTCCTAGATGATGTGTGGAACCAAGACTATTTAAAGTGGGAACAATTAAAGCTCCCTTTACAAAATGGGGCTGCGGGTAGTAGAATATTGGTGACCACACGAAAAGAGGAAGTTGCGAGGATGGTGGGAGCATTCACTGATATGGTAAATTTGGAGGTGTTGAGTGAAGACAATTGTTGGGCATTGTTCTATCACATTGCACTGTctgatagagaaaaaaatgagtCTAATGGGTTAGAATCTATTGGTAAACAAATTGTCAAAAAGTGTAAGGGTCTGCCCCTTGCTGCAAAGGCATTAGGTGGTCTCATGCGCTGCAAGAAAACGAGGAAAGAATGGGAAGACGTTTTGAATAGTAAGATATGGGAGGTAGACGAGGTTGAGGAACAAGTTTTCCAACCACTGTTACTAAGTTATTATGATTTGGCCCCGGCAATCAAACGTTGTCTTTTGCATTGTGTTATTTTCCCAAAAGATTATAACATTGTCAAAGATGAGTTGATTGAGTTGTGGATGTCACAAAATTATCTTAATTCAAttggaaacaaagaaaaagaagcggTAGGCGAAATGTACTTTGATAACTTAGTAATGCGCTCTTTCTTTCAAGAATTTGAGAAAGATAATCTTGGTAATATAACGGGGTGCAAGATGCATGATGTTGTGCATGACTTTCTACAATTTCTAACTAAGAATGAATGCTTAGTTTTGGAGGCTGAGGGTGGTAACAATAAGAGAATAATGGAGTTTGATGGATATAAGAAGGTTCGTCATTTGACATTAATGTTTGCACCCAACGGTCCACTAATTCCAAGTTCCTTGTGCAACTGCAAGAATTTATGGACTCTTGCAACTTTTGATTCAAAGATTACTAGTTTTGGTCGAGAGTTAATTTCACAAGTAAAATGCCTTAGAATGTTGAATTTGAGTCATAACTCCTTGAAAGAAGTTCCAAATGAGGTTGGAGAATTGACACATTTGAGGTATCTTGATTTGTCTTATAATCATGATTTGATGAAATTGCCAAACACCATGTGTAATTTAATCAATCTGCAAACCTTGAGACTCATTTACTGCGGGGCACTTGAAATATTACCTGAAGGCATGAGAAAGCTGATTAACTTGCAGCATCTTCATGTTTGGGGGTGTCGTAGTCTAAAATTGCCCAAGGGGATTGCAAGGTTAACAAGTCTACGAATGCTAGACGTAGTTTACATCCATGGCGATGATGGCGTTGATAACAACAAAGAAGCATTATTCGAGTTAAGTGATTTGAGAAACATTGACCAACTTCGTGGgagtttttgtatttggtttGGTACGGATCTAAAGGACGTGAGGCAGGCCGAGAAAGCGCATTTGGTGAACAAAAATTGCCTT GCTACTGTGGCACCACACTTCGGCCCCATTGGATGA